Proteins from a genomic interval of Methanofollis formosanus:
- a CDS encoding NUDIX hydrolase has product MTEIYSGKRLKVELNRFTLPDGREKERVVVRPGNAAVMLPIEDDHCYLIRQYRFAIGEYIYEAPAGTLDPGEEPVETAHRELIEECGLAAAEMIPHGFIYTTPGFSDEQIYLFEARGLTPSHEYEPDDDEMIEVVRVPLAEVKAMCRDGRIADAKTIAIICRCLR; this is encoded by the coding sequence ATGACAGAGATCTATTCAGGAAAACGTCTGAAAGTCGAGTTGAACCGGTTCACCCTACCGGACGGACGGGAGAAGGAGCGGGTCGTGGTGAGGCCGGGGAACGCCGCGGTGATGCTCCCGATCGAGGATGACCACTGCTATCTGATCCGGCAGTACCGGTTTGCGATCGGGGAATACATCTACGAGGCCCCGGCCGGCACCCTCGATCCCGGCGAAGAACCGGTCGAGACAGCGCACCGGGAGTTGATCGAGGAGTGCGGACTTGCGGCGGCGGAGATGATCCCCCACGGGTTCATCTATACCACGCCGGGGTTCTCGGACGAGCAGATCTACCTCTTCGAGGCTCGGGGGCTGACGCCGTCGCACGAGTACGAGCCCGACGACGACGAGATGATCGAGGTGGTCCGGGTGCCGCTCGCCGAGGTGAAGGCGATGTGCCGGGACGGCCGGATCGCCGACGCCAAGACGATCGCGATCATCTGCCGGTGCCTCAGATGA